The following nucleotide sequence is from Triticum dicoccoides isolate Atlit2015 ecotype Zavitan chromosome 7B, WEW_v2.0, whole genome shotgun sequence.
TCTCCTTccctaagtaaataaataaatatactGTCCTGCATATCGTCTCATAGGTATTAAGAAGCTAGCATTTTCTGCTCATGCATTAGATCTAAAACTTAAATTATGTAAGAAGACCACggtaaacaaaaaacaaaagctTTTCTAAGTCGGTCTTGCCTTCATTACTATTTATACCGATGCTTCTAGTTCCACACTTCTTCCTACAATATTGAAGCAGTCGTTAAACCCTGCAATATCAGCATCGAAAAATAAATGCAGGACAAATAAAAACACAAAAGTAAATCGTTCAAGAGAAATTGCGGTACCAAATTTGAATTTTTCAACACTCAGAGCATGTTTGAACTATTTGTATCACACTGTATACAGAATACAGAACCATGTCATGCATGACGCCGTGCCTTAGCTGTACACTGGCGCCACCTCCTCCATATGTGGTGTTCGGTGGCGTAGGGTACAGGTGTGCGTGTGAGTTAATCATGTGTGAGTGGGGCATGTGTGCCGGCTGGGTAATGTACTTGGTCTGAACTTGTCACTGAACAAAGGTAAATCTGAATTGAGGAAATATAGTTATGAATTCCTCCTACTGTTTCTCTTCTCTTCTTGCTCAGTCAGGCAAAAAGGAGAGTGACCTGAAGCCACTCCTCGCCTCTCACCACACAAGCACATCACATCAAACAAAATACAATGAACAAATTGATGGATCGATATGGTTGCTTCACTTTACTTCCTAATAAATGGATTTCTTTTCCTGAACAAATTGACTGCTGATTCCAGGCAGTAGGATAGATGTTAAGCAAGCAAATATATAAACCCGAGAGCACAAGACAAGATCATGCACATATTGTAACGGGGAAGATGTGAATTACTTAACAACGTATCCAAACGAAGTAGATCGTAGACACACGTACATACATATACAAATCCGATGAGCAACACCAAAATCACTTAAGTACGCATCCAAATTAATCTTGATGGGGAAGGAAGGAAATTGAGATGGAGAAAGCACCTTACCTTGGCGGTGGCTGGAACGGTCACGACGAAGGCGGCTAGCTAGGTATTCGCGGGTGCTCGCTCTGGAAACGGACGGAGCCCATGCCTCGCCTTGATGCGCGTGGCGGGTTCCTCACGGCGCGGAACACTCCTCCTGCCCGGCGGCGGGGTCGTCGGCCAAGCAGCGACGGACGAAGTCCACGAGGCCCTCGCCTCGGCGCGCGTGATAGGTTCCTGGAGGCGAAGGGATGGAGCGTCGTACGCTTCGCCGCCGGCGATAAGCTTGGAGGGAAGAGAGGgatgaagcggcggcggcggcggcgggatggatCTGCGATGGCGAAGGATATAGGGCGGCGGCGAAGGGATCTGGTGTGCGACTGGTGCGTGCGACTGCTCGCTCGAGGGCAGAAGGCCTCGCTCGTGCGATTCGTTCTCGGATTTTTTTTTCGCTGGTTAATTTTCGCCGGGTTTTTTTCGCTGGTTAATTGTCGCCGGTTTGTTCGTATCAGATGGGTGCGACGGGAGGTTAGGCGCGTGGGGGCGGGTGGGGGAGTCGGCCCTGAGGGTTTTTCTTGGTTCCTCGCCGCTGAgcgcgggaggtgggagcaggtacCAAAAAAGACCATagtaggtgggacgaaaataaacccggaacgcgacctaccaactgagacattaggagtagagactactggtaactagctatgttaccgctttactctctttcttcatttattgcttgccacatcatctatgttatctagatatgtgtgatgttactatctaTGTTACTCTTAAAGCGTTGACTGGGAGCTCCCCGGAgccactagttaacgagcgcttcttTGAGAGCCTCGTAACGATCAACGCCACTGGCGCACTCTTAGTAATTCACCACGTGTCATGCTCTGGGCGCTCCTTCCGgattttgttttttgtttattttttcacacgtgtttttggctttttaaataggtttttttcatattttttcgacattttggttttccaccggtcttccctagctttttgataaaaaagaaatttgcgtagaaaacacgttttttctttctttcatgagagtcacggttttgctttcgcgagagtcacggccgtgcctctcgaaaacaaaacaaaaatgcgttttctatttttttttcttttgcgaaagtcacggttttgctttcgcgagaggcactgttgtgctttagcgagagtcacggtcatgcctctcgaaaacggaaaaTAAACATGTTTTCTGTTTCTTTCCTTTCGCGAGatccacggttttgcttccgcgagaggcacggttgtgatatcgtgagaggcacgggcgtgcctctttcagaaagggaaaaagcccgtgctcccggttcggttttttctttcggtttttttgtgaaaaaaagttagtcaaaatctatcaacattggatctagttttgaagatctcgatgcgagAAATCCAAGAACGAAAGtggttcaagatttggacgcacggtttaaaagataaaacattttgaataatcgGATGTACGAAAAAAgaaaaaactcccaggttgcgacaagtggcacacATGCAGCGGGCCGCTTGTCGCAATCTGGGAAGGTTGATATGATCTTTGCAACAAGTACTCTTCAACTAGTAATTTCGGGATTTCCCGTTCCTATTTGCTGTCCCTGGTTGGCAAACTGAGCAAACTCCTCCAGCTGAGAGAGTTGGGCCGGCCCACTACAGGTTCGTGTGATTACTTCGATTGGTactgtttcttttgttttttcttccaCATTATGGTTTTTTCTCCTGTTTTTTCTTCCGGGTTGTTTCCCtgatttttcgtttttcttttttgaTTCCTTTTTTCCTTTCTGTGTTCTGTTTCAATTTTtcctgtttattttttatttttgtgtaTTATACATAATGTCCACCGTGCATCACAAAAATGTTCATCTTATATTATGAAAATGATCCCCATATATTACGCGGAAGTTCATCACGTATCACAAATTTTACGTgtatttttaaaaaatgttaatcatgcataaCTAAAATTTTCAACGTGTATTACCAAAATGTTAATCGTATATTACGAAAAAGTTCAATCTGTATTTAAAACGTTCGACATGTATTACAAAAAAGTGAACCCTATCAAAAATAATGTTCATCGTATATTTAAGAAAAATTTCAATGTGTTTTTGAAAAAATTTCACCATATATTACAAAAATTGTGGCACTTTGATCACTAGTGTTCGAGCACTAGCGAATTTACGGCactttgatctttcatacactcgtATCCAGTCAATCCAAATGGAGATTCAACTATTGCAGAGTTTGAGGTATCTATATTTTACTATGGAATTAATGCTGCGGAAAACTTTATTCATAGGCGGTAGTATAAAACATGAGAAAATACACAACCAGCTCACAACGCACGCACGTATATATGTGCCTGCGCAGCTTGGAGAAAACCACGTTTATTTAGGCGGAGTGAAGTCTGTTTTAAACCTTGAGATTGTAGAGCACGACATAAATGAACCTCCACGTCTAAATCCTTAAAATCGGTACCCTATACTCTTCGATCCCGGTCATTCTAAACCCTATACTGATCCTATACTTGTTTGGAAGGACAATCCTAACCAGGATCGGTTGTTTCTCTCACTGACCACGCGGGCCTATATGTCATATTTTTTATCTTCTTCAATCTTCCCTTTTCTCTCCTAGCGTCCATCTTCCTGGAATAGCAAGTACAGCGACCACGGCCGCAAGGCCAGCGCGTGGAGCTGCGCATGTAGGACGCCGGGACCGAGCTCGACGGCACCTTAGATATTTTTCATGTGGCGCACCCGTCGATTTTTCCGGATATCCTGGGACATCAACTCGGCTCGAGCTAGCGCGAGGAAGACAACAGAGCCAACACCTCCGAGCTTGTGGTCGCTGATGCATCCCTCCTTTCTCTGCGTCGGTTCAGCGCGGCCTCACCTCCGCCTCGTCCATGATGCGCGCATCAGGACCGTCCATGAGTACGCCTGGTGCGTTGGTCTCGCCGTCGACTTGAACGAGCTGGACTTGCGTCGTCGCGGCGGCCGGTGCATAGCCGCATACTACGTCTCGGGTGCATGCGTTACTTGTTTGTTTCCAGCAAGGAATCGATCAAGACACGGGCGGCTTACGTTGTGTACGTGCACATCTTGCTTGGACATACATAATCGAGCTAGATGTGCATGTTGTGTACGAGCTCCAGATGCCGTAGATGTCCCATTCTTCACCAGCTCGTATTCCTCCTCTACAAGCTCATCCCTAGTGCTCCTCCTGCCTCCCGAGCTCACCATTGATCTCCTCGCTGGCACGGGCCTCGCACGCGGCTCCTGGTAAAGCAGGACGGCCGGATCCAGGAGGCCTAGGGACCGCATGAACCTCCGGCGACGATCCTCGACGCTGCAGGTGTCCGTGGCCCACACATCGAGTAGGGGCCCACAACAGAGTCAGCAACTGTGGTCGCCGCGGCTgccggagcttgccggcgaggccaCGGACGCCGGCGACATGACCTCCAAGGACCTCCGTCGAGTCGAAGAACTCGTCTGCCTATGCCTAGCTACCCGCAACCTGTACACAGCCTTATCGATTCTCACTAACGCGCGTATACAAATCGCTTCTCCTGGAACAGACGGGCACGAGTTGATGGCTAGCGTTGGTCGCTGAGAGAGAGAGATGATGAATATGACATGTAGACCCGGGTGGCAGTGACTGTGGACAGTGATCTCGGCCAGGTTTGTTATTTTCCAGGTGTGCCAAACGGATTTAAGGTTTAAATTGATCGGGATCGAGGAGCACAGGATACCAACTTCAAGGATTTAGACTTGAGGGTTTATTTGCATCACACTCTACAACCTCAAGGTTCAAAACAGACTTCACTCATTTAGGCGTCCACAACTCAACCGtacacgcacgcacacacgggcACGTACGTGCCAGCTCGATGATGTCGTCGACCGTATAATTAACCACACGTTACATTACGTAGACCACCGTCCACCGGTGCCCGGCATCGTGCGCAATGCCGGCCACATAGGGCGGAGTCGATGTATATGGCGCGCGCGGCTACAGCGGCGATCAGCACTTGGGCCTGGGGAGGCCGCAGGCGGCGACGACGCTCTGCGCCCTGGGGCTGTTGACGTAGCCGCGGTACGACGGGTCGCGCGCGTACTGGCACAGGCACGCCCGCTGGGCGCGCAGCCGCGCGCAGCACTCCGGCGTCACCGCCCCGCCCAGCATGATGGCGCCCACGCACGGGCTCAGCGCGCTCGCGTCGcaacccgccgccgctgccgccgccgtgttCGCGGCGAGTAGGCTGCACAGGACGAGCGACAGCACGCACACCGCGGCCTTGTTGCTGCCCATGCTGACTTGCTTGCTTGGCCGGTGTTGGTGATCGAAGTGTTTGGAGCAGAGATTGGAGAGCGAGATGGTGAGATGGCTGGTGGCTGGCTGGTACGTTTGTGTGCGGGTTTGATCCTCATTTATAGCAGGGGCGGCACTAGGAGTATTCTTGGGTCTTCATGTGAATACCCATGATTTTTACAAAACAATATTGATTTTGGCAAAAGAGTGACAATTTTCAGAAAACGACAATAATTTTGGCAAAATGAATATACATGAATATCCGGTTACAAATTCCTGGAGCTGCCACTGATTTATAGGCTGTACCATGCATGCATCTCATCTAGGGAATGCATGGGAAGAAGGACGATCTGGATGGACGTGGATATGGGCGAAGCATGGGCATCGATGCTGCGATGTTCGGTTCATGGTATTGCGACTAGCCGCGAATGGCCATGCATGTGCACCGGGACACGGTGCAAAAATATTACTTATGCTGGGATCTTTGGCTATATGCATGACGGTGTGATTTTTAAACTCAAAGCATGAAAGTCAGCAATAGGAAAAGAAATAAGTGAACTCAAAAACGAAATAATGCCTGTGCTATGGGTACAAAACAGTAATGTAACACAAAAATcaacaaattttgaattcaaacttgGCAGGGGCCGCGCGGACGCGTACCCCTCTATCATAAAGGGAAATGGTTACAGCCGGACGGACCGGCTatgttttgggccagtcgctcgctGACGACGTGCGTCCATGTGGACCCGCGTCCCATTCTGCCATGTATCTTCTCTCTGCTTCCATTCTTATCTTTGTTCGTTCTTATCTCTTCCTTTCATCGTTTTTTCTCTTTTCTCCCTCCCATCGTCCTCCATCTCTCTTCTCAAGCGACCATGGGCACACCTCTCCTGGATCCGCCGGCTTGCTTCTCCGGCGAGCTCCCTGGCCACTATAATCTCTTATCCAACACGAGCCCCTCCATTCTCCTCCCCCCTCCCACCTCATCAGCCCTCTCTTTCTCGCTGAAGGCTGCAAGGGGCGCATGCGTAGATGCTGCGCCCAGCCACCATCCCTGCAAACGTCGAGCTCAGGCGACACTGGTGATGCAACCAGCTCCGCGGGCTGCTACAACCGGCATCACGCGGTGCTACAGCCAGCACCACTGGGAGCTGGAACAGGCTGCTCCAGAGCTGCGGCGGCACGCCGCCGTTTGCTGGAATCAGCACCACGGGAAGCTGCAACCAACTTTGCAGATAGCTGCAACCAGTAGTCTGCGGTGCTATGACCAACAGAGGGTGGCGGGGATAGAggtattttttgctggaaccatgtgTTGATTTTGCTACAACCTgcaatttttttgctggaaccgtcgATTGGAACAACGCGATGGGGGAGCTGCATCATTTTTTTTGTTAATTTTTGCTGGATCCAAGGAATTTTTTTGCTTCAGGCGATTTAGTGGGTTTTCTAGTTGCTCGAACCACTgtattttttttgctggaaccagtttTTGGTTTTGCTACAACTGACCACCAGAGTTCTTTTTAACTGAGATGTATATGTTGTGCGGCGCGAATTGCTGAAACCCACGTTTGACAGAGTTGCATCCGGTAAGGGTGATGCTAGAACCACGACGAGATGAGGAGAGCGTACGGCGACGGCGAATTCGAGCAGTGGAGAGAGGCGGCGAGCCAGCGGGCAGGTTCTGTCGTTCGTCCATGGCGCTTGCGCCCCTGTTCATGCtcgcatgatttgcaagggaaaacaaaaaaagagatggCATGATAGGGATGAAAGAGCCTGAATCTGATGGTTAAAAAGTGTTTTATAATCTAATCATACAAGGTATTTATCAACCCAAATTTGAGCCGGTGCGCCGACGCATAGCGCTTGCCTGTCATAAATTATGACGTCTACTATCCCATCATTGGGAGATGGTAGATTATCCCATCATTGGGAGATGGTAGATCAACGCACCCACCATGTGCGATGTGAGCTATTGATCTAGGCCATGAGCCTTATTGATCACCCATTGACCACGTCCCAGGTATGTAAGTTTCAAAGTTGCCATACCCTTCATTTATATACACGTCTTCCCCAAGCTCATCTTCTTAATCtttcagtatgggactaaactaaaAGTAATTACCCTGGTTCTTAGTCTCAATCGATCAAACATTGGGCCTAATATTTTCTGACACATCGGTCTCAAAAAAGCCAAAGGGCCCAATGGCCCAGTTGCATCTAGCCCACTATCACAAAGCCTACAACTTGCTGCCCTTCAAAACGACCCCGTCCACGATCAACCATGCGATGCGAACACTAGCGGTTGGTGCAAACATCGTCGGCTTCTTGCCCTCACCCGAAAAGCTAATACAGTGCCGCCCGGGACTAACAAATATATCAGTGtcaaaaatgtttttatattatgAAACGAGGTAACAAATATACTGCGACTGGGCTCGCATAGTCACGCATGGCATGATGCGTGTGCAGCGGCGTGCGTGGCGTGCACCCTAGCTCCTGCATGGGGTCAAATATTTTTTTACTTACACATTGACAGTTTTGCTTACGTTCGCTGGTCTACGCGTCTGTTAGGAGTTCTTTTTTCAGAATACGGATTGAGCAGGAGTTAGACTCCGAGCTGTATCCGTATAGCCCGAGTGCGTGCCCTCGAAGGACCAAACAAAATCGCCCCGGAAGCGCATCTTTTCCTTCTACGATTTGTTCCGACGTGCGTGCGGGCGCTTTAGAAGCGGCCATGGCGGAAACGTGTTGTCCCGAGCTCCCGGACCATGTTATCGAGGACATCTTCGCGCGGCTGCCGGCCAAGACGGTGCTCCGGTGCCGCTGCCTCTCTCGCGTCTGGGCCGTCACGCTCTCCACGGACGACTTCGCCGACCGCCACCTCCGTCTCGCGAACCGCCACGGCGGCCCCAGGATTCTCGTCCTTCAGGACTCACGGTCTCGTGGCGCACGCCCGAAGATGCACGCGTGGTCGCCGGACCACCCTGGCGGCACCACGCTCATGGAGGTCCCCCGTGTCCTCGCGCGCGACCGCTGCCCGCCTCTTGCCACAGCGCTCGGGTCTAACCGACGCAGCACCAGCGCACGCAACAAAGTCCCATACGTCGTCACCGAGCAGTGCCGCGGCCTTGTTATCCTCGAAGCCAGAGCCGTGGAGATGTATTACGTGCTCAACCCATCCACCGGCCAGATGGCACCCCTCCCGGAGGGCCGAGCGACGGGTTGCCGCCGTGTCACCGATACTTATCACCCCGATGCCCACTACGCCAGCTTAGGGATCGGCTACGACATACTCACAAGAAAGCACAAAGTTGTACGAATCTACTACCGTGGTTCCGACGCCGAGAAGCTTCCTGCGTCCGCTGCTGGATGTGAGGTCGGTCAACTCCACGGGCCTCTGGAGGCCGCCGGCGCATGGCGGAGCCCAGAAAAAACCGGCGGGTTGGGTATACGAAAATTCGTCGACCATGTTTGCTCAGGGACACGTGCATTGGTTGGCCAAACGCAAGCTTGACTCGCCGCTTAAAGAAAGGTTCATCGTCTCCTTCTCTCTCGCCAGCGAGACCTTTGGGACAGTGCCGCTACCGCTCGACATGATGAGAAATAATCTACATAAGCACTATTTGGTGGAGCTCGGCGGGCACCTAGGCCTCTTTAGTATGGAACTGAAGCAGCATGCTCTGGTTCCAGATCGGTACATGTACGTCTGGCTACTGCACGGACATGAAACATGCACGTGGGATCTACACTGCCGAATTGACCTAAAAACGTCGCCACAGGACGTCTCTTGGTTCTTGCACAGCGGGGATGGAATCAGGCCACTTGCCTTCGTCGGCAATGATCGTCGCATCCTCCTCATACAACCACAGTTTTCCTCCTATTATAAAGCCAGCTCCTTCCAGATGTGCGTGTACGCCCCTGTGACCGGCGGTATAGACATCCTATTAGACGGCAGCGGTTttttctctagtaaactcatggccTTCAGGAAGGCCATACTATACGAGGAAAGCCTTGCCTACCCTGGACGGCCACACGAGGACATCGTCTTCGCCATGTCGTTAGTGCTACGAGCGTTGTCTCCATGCacccttgcaaggcttaagtgcgtTTGCCGGAGCTGGCGCGTTATGATCGAGAGCGACGCCTTTCATGAAACACGGCGTAACATGccctcattttattttattttctaagtgTGTGAATTAAGAAACTACTGAAGTCCAGCAAGCATATGTGCAAAATTGCAATAGTTTTTCATACTTATTTTCTCAAGATCAGTTTTTTATATTggtaatatatatatatttatgaGTCATTGGACGTGACACAAGAGGTTCCAGACGACCCGTTGTTTTATGACTAGTGTTGCTATGTACACTAGTGCATCAGCTAGAAACTTGCTACTTCCGTTGTGAAAGACCTAGAAGCAAGcggggttagagcatctccagtcgttcggccccccagggcgctgaaaaagagcggcctgggggcAAGCCGGCGCTAGATCAGTCCCTGGAGTTCGTTTCTCCCCAACCACGCCCCCAGGTGCGGCCCCCCCAAGGCGCCCCATATTCGAACTCCACCCTTCCCGCTCAAAAAAGACAACAAACTGACGATCATCGCAATAGTTTGGTGACTCGGCGATCGTCGCAATAGTTCGGCGATTCGAAGGACACGCATTAGTTCGACATATAAAAAAGGAAGGGCGCGGAAAGGAGTACATCAAACGTCGAGATCAAACCTCCGGCATCGTCGGCGGCGGCGTACGTGGGCTGGGAGGAGTCAGCGCGGCTTCCGGGCTGGTCGGCGCGGCTTCTGTGTTGCTGGGCGAGGCGGAGGCATCGTCGGTGGGGCTGGGTGTCGCGGAGGCATCATCATCAGTcgagctgggcggcggcggcggcgtagctggtatctggttcaggatgaggccgcgctccgccgaGAACGACACCTTGAGCTTCTCATCGCCGCTCTGGAGCATGTCAGCGCCGCCCATCAAGAAGGCGAGGTTGTTGTTCCTCTTCTTGGCGCCTTGAGCTTTGAATTTCGCGGCGGCATTGGTCCGGAGCAAGTCGAGTTTGATGACGCTGTTCGTCATCAAAACAGCCCACCTCGCCTCAGCTTTCTCTTCTCGCTGGGCGGCCCTGGTCTTGGCGTCGGTGAGGCAGTGTTCGATGGACTCTTGCACGCACGCGGCAGCCGAATCGGCGTATTTCGCCTCCTTGgcacctttgttgccgtccgggcgcccgtcggccgcgcccgcagtcggcgcgtccggcttgtacgtctctttggccttggcgagggtgcgtCGGACGGCCGCCcatttctcgcacttgtcgatccgcttgaagacgtggaggtacttgaactctGCGTCGCTGTTGTCATCGCGGAACATGGCGAACATGCGTAGCAGCTGTGTCGATGAAAAGAACATCAGTCGGCGCTAGCGCGCACTAGGGCGCGCACGGCACGGCGTGCATGGCGCGCACACGGCAAAAGAGCGCGCGCACGGCGAAAGGCAGCAGTAAGGATGGCGTGCGATACCTGATCCTCGACGCTGGTGCCGCTCtctgggcgagccgcgacctcctcgacgatcccatgccatttgttgcacgccgtttggatgagaccccaatggttcgccatcgccttcgaccCACGCTTCATGtgcacgcctttgaagtaggggtcgacgagcttccgctcgtcgaactcggccttgatgcgatcccaatacgtctcgatgctctggttcgtgccggtgaccgggtcgaggcagacgaccttCCACGCTTCGGCGAGGCACTCCTCTTCCTTGAACACCCACTTGATGTGTGGCTAGCCAggcttggccttcttcttcttcttcttcttcttcatcatcttcttcatcttcttcttcttcttcttcttcttcttcttcttcttcttcttcttcgtcagcGCCGacgcctcctcctcttcttcctcctcctccggctcttccTCGCCGTAGTCGAGCTCGTCGTCCATGTCGCCGAGGTCGATC
It contains:
- the LOC119335187 gene encoding probable non-specific lipid-transfer protein 2, producing the protein MGSNKAAVCVLSLVLCSLLAANTAAAAAAGCDASALSPCVGAIMLGGAVTPECCARLRAQRACLCQYARDPSYRGYVNSPRAQSVVAACGLPRPKC
- the LOC119336517 gene encoding uncharacterized protein LOC119336517, with the protein product MGTPLLDPPACFSGELPGHYNLLSNTSPSILLPPPTSSALSFSLKAARGACVDAAPSHHPCKRRAQATLVMQPAPRAATTGITRCYSQHHWELEQAAPELRRHAAVCWNQHHGKLQPTLQIAATSSLRCYDQQRVAGIERELLKPTFDRVASGKGDARTTTR